Genomic segment of Arachnia propionica:
TCTTCGGTTCGGCGTCACCGGTGAGGCAGTTCCAGTCGATCCAGTGCACACCCTCGGCGGCCAGGGCCTCGTCGGCGGCCTCCAACTTCTTCCAGCTCATGTGACCACCGGGGTAGCGCCAGGTGTTGGTCTTGAAATCGGCGCCGAGGACCTCCTCGAGGGCGGCCTTGGTTTTGTTGTATTCATCCTTGATGGTCTCCAAGCTTCCGGCGCGGCCAGGGTAGAGCTTGTTGTAGTTGTGGGTGTAGCTGTGCATGGCCACGGAGTGTCCTTCCGCGATCTCACGCTTGAGCGTCTCGGGGGCGCTGCTCACGAGGTTCCCGACCACGAAGAACGTGCCGTGCACCCCGCCGGCCTTCAGGGCGTCCAGGATCTGCACCGAATTGGTGTGGTTCGGGCCGTCATCGAAGGTGAGGAAGACGATTTTCTCGGGGGCCGAGCTGGGATCCTTCATCCACGCCTGGACCTTCTCAGAGGGGTAGGCGTACTCGGCGGCCGCGTTGTTGTGGCTGGTGTTCGGCTTCAAGGCTTCGGGAGACGCGTTCTGGGAAGGCGACGGAGAGGGCTTCGGGGATGCCTCGGGGGTGGGGCTCGTCGAGGTGGTGGACTCCTTGGGCTGTTCCGACGACGCCGGGGCGGACGTCGACTGCTTGGTTTCCGGGGACGATCCGCAGGCCCCCAGGCCGACCGCAACGGCGGCCACCGTCCCCGTCAACAGGCTGCGGCGGTTGAACAGCGTCATCATGTATCCCCTCGTCAAAACAGAAACAGCTACGGCGGCAGTCTAAACCTTTGATCGTCAACTTTTTAACACCCTTCACATCAGGCGTTTGGCCACTCCTCGCCCTCAGGGAACTGGCCCGTG
This window contains:
- a CDS encoding polysaccharide deacetylase family protein, with translation MTLFNRRSLLTGTVAAVAVGLGACGSSPETKQSTSAPASSEQPKESTTSTSPTPEASPKPSPSPSQNASPEALKPNTSHNNAAAEYAYPSEKVQAWMKDPSSAPEKIVFLTFDDGPNHTNSVQILDALKAGGVHGTFFVVGNLVSSAPETLKREIAEGHSVAMHSYTHNYNKLYPGRAGSLETIKDEYNKTKAALEEVLGADFKTNTWRYPGGHMSWKKLEAADEALAAEGVHWIDWNCLTGDAEPKNRQPKDVAGMVKMATSAIGEGLKVAVMLAHDAEGKDMTVKAMPQIISAYKEAGYKFGIIA